A stretch of the Serratia marcescens genome encodes the following:
- a CDS encoding carbon starvation CstA family protein: MKNIRSGLIWLLVALVGAFAFAMLALSRGEHVNAVWLVVAAVACYSIAYRFYSRFIADKVFELDDRRLTPAERHNDGLDYVPTNKWVLFGHHFAAIAGAGPLVGPILAAQMGFLPGTIWILVGVMLAGAVQDFLVLFISTRRDGRSLGEMAKQELGAFAGVITMLGALGVMIIILSALALVVVKALADSPWGLFTIAATIPIALFMGIYMRFIRPGKIAEISVIGFVLMLLAIIYGGNVAQDPYWGPFFTLHGTTLTWVLVIYGFVASVLPVWLLLAPRDYLSTFMKIGVIIGLAIGIVFAMPEMKMPAVSRFIDGSGPVFAGALFPFLFITIACGAISGFHALVSSGTTPKLVERESHIRFIGYGAMLMESFVAIMALICASVLDPGVYFAMNSPAALIGTTVENASQVINSWGFIVTPETLALIAKEVGENSILSRAGGAPTFAVGMAHIISEVFNSRAMMAFWYHFAILFEALFILTAVDAGTRACRFMVQDLVGVAVPQLANNRSWFGNLAGTTVAVAGWGFFVYQGVVDPLGGINTLWPLFGIGNQMLASMALILGTVVLFKMKKQRYAWVTILPTAWLFVTSMTAGWQKIFHEKPSIGFLAQAKKFSTGIEQGTIIAPAKSLKDMETIVFSNQINAALCGFFMLVAVTMLIAAFFAIRRALRAEHPTAHEVSAALREETGRS; this comes from the coding sequence ATGAAAAACATCAGGTCAGGACTTATCTGGCTGCTGGTGGCGTTGGTCGGCGCCTTCGCCTTCGCCATGCTGGCGCTCAGCCGCGGCGAACACGTCAACGCCGTCTGGCTGGTGGTCGCCGCCGTCGCCTGCTACAGCATCGCCTACCGCTTCTACAGCCGGTTCATTGCCGACAAGGTCTTTGAACTGGACGACCGCCGTCTGACCCCGGCAGAACGCCACAACGACGGCCTGGACTACGTGCCCACCAACAAATGGGTGCTGTTCGGCCACCACTTCGCCGCCATCGCCGGCGCCGGGCCGCTGGTGGGGCCGATTCTGGCCGCGCAGATGGGCTTCCTGCCGGGGACCATCTGGATCCTGGTCGGCGTCATGCTGGCCGGCGCGGTGCAGGATTTCCTGGTGCTGTTCATCTCCACGCGCCGCGACGGGCGTTCGCTGGGGGAAATGGCCAAGCAAGAACTGGGCGCATTCGCCGGGGTAATCACCATGCTTGGCGCGCTGGGGGTGATGATCATCATTCTGTCGGCGCTGGCGCTGGTGGTGGTAAAAGCCTTGGCCGACAGCCCGTGGGGACTGTTCACCATCGCCGCCACCATCCCGATCGCCCTGTTCATGGGCATCTACATGCGCTTTATCCGGCCGGGCAAGATCGCTGAAATTTCGGTGATTGGCTTCGTGCTGATGCTGCTGGCGATCATTTACGGCGGCAACGTGGCGCAAGATCCCTACTGGGGGCCGTTCTTCACGTTGCACGGCACCACCCTGACCTGGGTGCTGGTGATATACGGCTTCGTCGCTTCGGTGCTGCCGGTGTGGCTGCTGCTGGCGCCGCGCGACTACCTTTCCACCTTTATGAAAATCGGCGTCATCATCGGCCTGGCCATCGGCATCGTCTTCGCCATGCCGGAGATGAAAATGCCGGCGGTCTCGCGCTTCATCGACGGCAGCGGCCCGGTGTTCGCTGGCGCCCTGTTCCCGTTCCTGTTCATCACCATCGCCTGCGGCGCCATTTCCGGCTTCCACGCGCTGGTCTCCAGCGGCACCACGCCCAAGCTGGTGGAACGTGAAAGCCACATTCGCTTTATCGGTTACGGCGCCATGCTGATGGAGTCTTTCGTCGCCATCATGGCGTTGATCTGCGCCTCGGTGTTGGATCCGGGCGTTTACTTCGCCATGAACTCCCCGGCGGCGCTGATCGGCACCACGGTGGAAAATGCTTCGCAGGTCATCAATAGTTGGGGCTTTATCGTCACGCCGGAAACGCTGGCGCTGATAGCCAAAGAGGTAGGTGAGAACTCCATCCTGTCGCGCGCCGGCGGCGCCCCGACATTCGCCGTGGGCATGGCGCACATCATCAGCGAGGTCTTCAACAGCCGGGCGATGATGGCCTTCTGGTACCACTTCGCCATTCTGTTCGAAGCGCTGTTCATCCTGACCGCCGTCGACGCCGGCACCCGCGCCTGCCGCTTTATGGTGCAGGATCTGGTGGGCGTGGCGGTGCCGCAGCTGGCCAACAACCGTTCGTGGTTCGGCAATCTGGCGGGTACCACGGTGGCCGTGGCCGGCTGGGGCTTCTTCGTGTATCAGGGCGTGGTCGATCCGCTCGGCGGCATCAATACCCTGTGGCCGCTGTTCGGCATCGGCAACCAGATGCTGGCGTCGATGGCGCTGATCCTCGGCACCGTGGTGCTGTTCAAGATGAAAAAACAGCGTTACGCCTGGGTTACGATCCTGCCGACCGCCTGGCTGTTCGTGACTTCCATGACCGCCGGCTGGCAGAAAATCTTCCACGAGAAACCGAGCATCGGCTTCCTGGCGCAGGCGAAGAAATTCTCCACCGGCATCGAGCAAGGCACGATCATTGCGCCGGCCAAGTCGCTGAAAGACATGGAAACCATCGTGTTCAGCAACCAAATCAACGCCGCGCTGTGCGGGTTCTTTATGCTGGTGGCGGTAACCATGCTGATCGCCGCCTTCTTCGCGATCCGTCGGGCGCTGCGTGCCGAACACCCAACGGCGCATGAGGTCAGCGCCGCGCTTAGGGAAGAAACCGGCCGCAGCTAG
- a CDS encoding formate C-acetyltransferase/glycerol dehydratase family glycyl radical enzyme, translated as MTTLDLTTLSARIQAHKNALIHIVKPPVCTERAQHYTEAYQQHQDRPLPVRRALALSNHLAKRSIWIANDELIVGNQASELRAAPIFPEYTVGWIENEIDQLADRPGAGFSVSEENKAILHRLCPWWRGQTVQDRCYGMFTDEQKALLATGIIKAEGNMTSGDAHLAVNFPLLLALGLDGLREKVNARRSRLHLTEWEDLHKAQFLNAIDIVLAALSEHILRFARLARDMAQREPRDWRRTELLAIADNCDLIAHRPPHTFWQALQLCYFIQLTLQIESNGHSVSFGRLDQYLYPWYRRDVELEQNLAREDAIELLHSCWLKLLEVNKIRSGSHSKASAGSPLYQNVTIGGQKLIDSRPCDAVNPLSYAILESCGRLRSTQPNLSVRYHAGMSADFLDACVQVIRCGFGMPAFNNDEIVIPEFIKLGVEPQDAYDYAAIGCIETAVGGKWGYRCTGMSFINFARVLLAALEQGRDATSGQIFLPQEQALSKGNFADFEQVMAAWDRQIRYYTRKSIEIECVVDSVLEENAHDILCSALVDDCIERGKSIKQGGAKYDWVSGLQVGIANLGNSLAAVRKLVFEQGTIGQQQLAAALADDFAGLDGEQLRQRLLNAAPKYGNDVDDVDRLLVRAYQTYIEELKQYRNTRFGRGPIGGGYYAGTSSISANVPFGAATLATPDGRKAHAPLAEGASPASGTDHLGPTAVFNSLAKLPTEAILGGVLLNQKLNPTTLDNPRDREKLMLMLRTFFESYRGWHVQYNIVSRETLLAAKQHPDQYRDLVVRVAGYSAFFTALSPEAQDDIIARTEHTL; from the coding sequence ATGACCACATTGGATTTGACCACCCTCAGCGCCCGTATTCAGGCGCATAAGAATGCGCTGATCCACATCGTCAAACCGCCGGTGTGCACCGAACGCGCACAGCACTATACCGAAGCCTATCAACAGCATCAGGATCGGCCGCTGCCGGTGCGCCGTGCGCTGGCACTGTCCAACCACCTGGCGAAGCGCAGCATCTGGATCGCCAACGATGAGCTGATCGTCGGCAACCAGGCCAGCGAGCTGCGCGCCGCGCCAATCTTCCCCGAATACACCGTCGGCTGGATAGAAAATGAGATAGACCAGTTGGCCGACCGGCCGGGCGCCGGCTTCTCGGTCAGCGAAGAGAACAAAGCGATTTTGCACCGTCTTTGCCCCTGGTGGCGCGGCCAAACGGTGCAGGATCGCTGCTACGGCATGTTTACCGACGAACAAAAGGCGCTGCTCGCCACCGGCATCATCAAAGCCGAGGGCAACATGACCTCCGGCGACGCCCACCTGGCGGTCAACTTCCCGCTACTGCTGGCGCTTGGCCTCGACGGCCTGCGTGAAAAGGTGAACGCGCGCCGCAGCCGCCTGCACCTGACCGAATGGGAAGATCTGCACAAAGCGCAGTTTCTCAACGCCATCGACATCGTACTGGCGGCGCTGAGCGAGCACATCCTGCGCTTCGCTCGCCTGGCGCGCGACATGGCGCAACGCGAACCCCGCGACTGGCGGCGCACCGAGCTGCTGGCTATCGCAGACAACTGCGACCTGATCGCCCATCGCCCGCCGCACACCTTCTGGCAGGCGCTACAGCTGTGCTATTTCATCCAGCTGACGTTACAGATCGAATCCAACGGCCATTCGGTTTCCTTCGGCCGCCTCGACCAATATCTCTATCCCTGGTATCGGCGCGACGTCGAGCTGGAGCAAAACCTGGCGCGGGAAGACGCCATCGAGCTGCTGCACAGCTGCTGGCTGAAGCTGCTGGAGGTCAACAAGATCCGCTCCGGCTCACACTCCAAGGCCTCCGCCGGCAGCCCGCTGTACCAGAACGTCACCATCGGCGGCCAAAAACTGATCGACAGCAGGCCGTGCGACGCGGTCAACCCGCTGTCCTACGCCATTCTCGAATCCTGCGGCCGCCTGCGCTCCACCCAACCCAACCTCAGCGTGCGTTACCACGCCGGAATGAGCGCCGATTTCCTCGACGCCTGCGTGCAGGTGATCCGCTGCGGCTTCGGCATGCCGGCGTTCAACAACGACGAAATCGTCATTCCCGAGTTCATCAAGCTGGGGGTTGAGCCGCAGGACGCCTACGACTATGCCGCCATCGGCTGCATAGAGACCGCCGTCGGCGGCAAGTGGGGCTATCGCTGCACCGGCATGAGCTTCATCAACTTCGCCCGCGTGCTGCTGGCGGCGCTGGAACAGGGGCGCGACGCCACCTCCGGGCAGATTTTCCTGCCGCAGGAACAGGCGCTGTCCAAAGGAAACTTCGCCGATTTCGAGCAGGTAATGGCCGCATGGGATCGGCAAATCCGTTACTACACGCGCAAGTCAATTGAGATCGAATGCGTGGTGGACAGCGTGCTGGAGGAGAACGCCCACGATATCCTCTGCTCCGCGCTGGTGGATGACTGCATCGAACGCGGCAAAAGCATCAAGCAAGGCGGCGCCAAGTACGACTGGGTTTCCGGCCTGCAGGTCGGCATCGCCAACCTCGGCAACAGCCTGGCGGCGGTGCGCAAACTGGTGTTCGAGCAAGGGACAATCGGCCAGCAGCAGCTGGCGGCGGCGCTGGCCGACGACTTCGCCGGGTTAGATGGCGAACAGCTGCGCCAGCGGCTGCTCAACGCCGCGCCCAAATACGGCAACGACGTGGACGACGTCGATCGACTTCTGGTGCGCGCCTACCAAACCTACATTGAGGAACTGAAGCAATATCGCAACACCCGCTTCGGCCGCGGGCCGATCGGCGGCGGCTATTACGCCGGCACGTCGTCGATCTCGGCCAACGTGCCCTTCGGCGCTGCCACCCTGGCCACCCCGGATGGCCGTAAGGCGCATGCGCCATTGGCGGAAGGCGCCAGCCCGGCGTCCGGCACCGATCACCTGGGGCCGACGGCGGTGTTCAATTCGCTCGCCAAGTTGCCGACCGAGGCGATCCTCGGCGGCGTGCTGCTCAATCAAAAGCTGAACCCGACGACGCTGGACAACCCGCGCGATCGGGAAAAGCTGATGCTGATGTTGCGCACCTTCTTCGAGAGCTACCGCGGCTGGCATGTGCAGTACAACATCGTGTCGCGCGAAACGCTGCTGGCGGCGAAGCAACACCCTGACCAATATCGTGATTTAGTGGTTCGCGTAGCTGGCTATTCCGCCTTCTTTACCGCATTATCCCCTGAAGCGCAGGATGATATTATTGCGCGCACAGAACATACTCTTTAA
- the bhsA gene encoding multiple stress resistance protein BhsA — protein MKTIKYFATAAAIALTSFATFAAEPINSQQADNLTATGIVSAGHATTLSSLEKKLAAKADAQGASSYRIISAGGNNMLSGTAIIYK, from the coding sequence ATGAAAACCATCAAATATTTTGCAACCGCTGCCGCTATCGCACTGACCTCTTTCGCCACTTTCGCCGCTGAACCGATCAACAGCCAGCAAGCCGATAACCTGACCGCCACCGGCATCGTTTCCGCAGGCCACGCGACCACCCTCAGCAGCCTGGAGAAAAAGCTGGCCGCTAAAGCCGACGCTCAGGGCGCCAGTAGCTACCGCATCATCTCCGCCGGTGGTAACAACATGCTGAGCGGCACCGCGATCATCTACAAATAA
- a CDS encoding Arc family DNA-binding protein: protein MSEISTLTIKIPLELKEKIRAAAAENEFSLSVEVCQRLESSFSAPATKAEKPAKKADELHHGEIDNQSTEEEIEQPLSQKELKKLRQLLKTGAKGGKKK from the coding sequence ATGAGCGAGATATCGACACTTACCATTAAAATTCCTCTGGAACTCAAGGAAAAAATCCGCGCCGCCGCCGCTGAAAACGAATTTTCGTTGAGCGTGGAAGTGTGCCAGCGACTGGAAAGCAGCTTCAGCGCGCCCGCCACCAAAGCAGAAAAACCGGCCAAAAAGGCGGATGAGCTGCACCACGGCGAGATCGACAATCAAAGCACCGAAGAAGAAATTGAACAGCCGCTGAGCCAGAAAGAGCTGAAGAAACTCCGCCAGCTGTTGAAAACCGGCGCCAAAGGCGGCAAGAAAAAGTAA
- the fsa gene encoding fructose-6-phosphate aldolase, which produces MELYLDTADVTAVKRLARILPLHGVTTNPSIVAKEGKPIWEVLPALRDALGGTGKLFAQVMATDAERMVAEAALLSQRVPGLVVKIPATAEGLAAIKKLKTMSIPTLGTAVYGAGQGLLAALAGAEYVAPYVNRVDAQGGDGIEMVHELQQLLSLHAPSAQVLAASFKTPRQALECLLAGCQAITLPVDVAEQFLGAPAVQAAVEKFEQDWQGAFGSTLLG; this is translated from the coding sequence ATGGAGCTTTATCTCGATACCGCCGATGTGACTGCGGTAAAACGCTTGGCGCGCATTCTGCCGCTGCACGGCGTCACCACCAACCCGAGCATCGTGGCGAAAGAAGGCAAGCCGATCTGGGAAGTGCTGCCCGCGCTGCGTGACGCCCTCGGCGGCACCGGCAAGCTGTTCGCGCAGGTGATGGCGACCGATGCCGAGCGCATGGTGGCGGAGGCGGCGCTGCTCAGCCAGCGCGTACCGGGGCTGGTGGTCAAGATCCCGGCGACCGCCGAAGGGCTGGCGGCGATCAAGAAGCTTAAAACGATGTCCATCCCGACGCTGGGCACGGCGGTATACGGCGCCGGGCAGGGGCTGCTGGCGGCCTTGGCCGGGGCGGAATATGTGGCGCCTTACGTTAATCGGGTAGACGCGCAGGGCGGCGACGGTATCGAAATGGTGCACGAGCTGCAGCAGTTGCTGAGCCTGCATGCGCCGTCGGCGCAGGTGCTGGCCGCCAGCTTCAAAACGCCGCGTCAGGCGCTGGAATGCCTGCTGGCGGGCTGCCAGGCCATCACGCTGCCGGTGGATGTGGCGGAGCAGTTCCTTGGCGCGCCGGCGGTGCAGGCTGCGGTCGAGAAGTTCGAGCAGGATTGGCAGGGGGCTTTCGGCTCCACGCTGCTGGGTTAA
- a CDS encoding DeoR/GlpR family DNA-binding transcription regulator, whose amino-acid sequence MNLRQQTILQLVNDRRRISVNELARASGVSEVTIRQDLNLLEKRSYLKRVHGSAVALESDDVDARMMSNFTLKQRLAQYAAAQVNDGETIFIESGSANALLARYIAERKRITLITVSHYIANLLKETDCDVIVLGGMYQKKSETVVGPLTRLCIQQVHFNKAFIGIDGFQAETGFTGRDMMRADVVSAVLAKGVENIVLTDSSKFGQIQPNPLAQPGQISRVITDSRLALEYQHQLKRQGVQVELVNE is encoded by the coding sequence ATGAATTTACGACAACAGACCATATTGCAGTTGGTTAACGATCGCCGGCGGATCAGCGTCAATGAGCTGGCGCGTGCCTCGGGCGTCTCGGAAGTCACCATCCGGCAGGATCTCAACCTGCTGGAAAAGCGCAGTTATCTGAAGCGGGTACATGGCTCCGCCGTGGCGCTGGAAAGCGATGACGTCGACGCCCGCATGATGTCCAATTTCACTCTCAAGCAACGGCTGGCGCAATACGCCGCCGCGCAGGTCAACGACGGCGAGACGATATTTATCGAGAGCGGCAGCGCCAACGCCCTGTTGGCGCGCTACATCGCCGAACGCAAGCGCATTACGCTGATCACCGTCAGCCACTACATCGCCAACCTGCTCAAAGAAACCGATTGTGATGTGATTGTGCTGGGCGGCATGTACCAGAAGAAAAGCGAGACCGTGGTCGGCCCGCTTACACGGCTGTGCATTCAGCAGGTGCATTTCAACAAGGCGTTTATCGGCATTGACGGCTTTCAGGCCGAAACCGGCTTTACCGGCCGCGACATGATGCGCGCCGACGTGGTCAGCGCGGTGCTGGCCAAGGGCGTGGAGAATATCGTGCTGACGGACTCCAGCAAATTCGGCCAGATCCAGCCCAATCCGCTGGCGCAGCCGGGCCAGATCAGCCGGGTGATCACCGATTCGCGTCTGGCGCTGGAGTATCAGCATCAGCTGAAACGCCAGGGCGTTCAGGTGGAGTTGGTCAACGAATAG
- the lapB gene encoding lipopolysaccharide assembly protein LapB → MLELLFLLLPVAAAYGWYMGRRSAQQDKQQEANRLSREYVAGVNFLLSNQQDKAVDLFLDMLKEDSNTVEAHLTLGNLFRSRGEVDRAIRIHQALMESASLTFEQRLLAVQQLGRDYMAAGLYDRAEDMFSQLTDEADFRVSALQQLLVIHQATSDWQKAIDVAEKLVKLGKEKQRVEIAHFYCELALQAMGSDDLDRAMSLLKRADAADKQCARVSIMFGRIYMAQNDYAKAAESLQRVLSQDKELVSETLPMLQECYTHLPEQQHNWAEFLKRCVEENTGATADLMLAEIIEQHEGRDVVQVYINRQLQRHPTMRVFYRLMDYHLADAEDGRAKESLLLLRDMVGEQIRTKPRYRCHKCGFTAHSLYWHCPSCRAWSSVKPIRGLDGQ, encoded by the coding sequence ATGTTAGAACTGCTGTTTCTGTTGCTGCCCGTGGCTGCCGCGTACGGTTGGTACATGGGGCGCAGAAGCGCTCAGCAGGATAAACAGCAAGAAGCCAACCGCCTGTCGCGCGAATACGTGGCAGGGGTGAACTTTCTGCTTTCCAACCAGCAGGACAAGGCGGTCGATCTGTTCCTCGACATGTTGAAAGAGGACAGCAACACCGTAGAAGCCCACCTGACGCTGGGTAACCTGTTCCGTTCGCGCGGTGAAGTCGACCGAGCCATCCGCATCCATCAGGCCTTGATGGAAAGCGCCTCCCTGACCTTCGAACAGCGCCTGCTGGCGGTACAGCAGTTGGGCCGCGACTATATGGCGGCCGGGCTGTACGATCGCGCGGAAGACATGTTCAGCCAGTTGACTGACGAAGCGGATTTTCGCGTATCGGCGCTGCAGCAACTGCTGGTGATCCATCAGGCCACCAGCGATTGGCAAAAAGCGATCGACGTGGCGGAAAAATTGGTCAAGCTGGGTAAAGAGAAACAACGCGTCGAAATCGCACACTTCTATTGTGAACTGGCGCTGCAGGCGATGGGCAGCGACGATCTCGATCGGGCGATGAGCCTGCTCAAGCGGGCGGACGCAGCCGATAAACAGTGTGCGCGCGTATCCATCATGTTCGGGCGCATCTACATGGCGCAAAACGACTACGCCAAAGCGGCAGAGTCGCTGCAACGCGTACTGAGCCAGGATAAAGAGTTGGTCAGCGAAACGCTGCCGATGCTGCAGGAATGCTACACGCATCTGCCGGAACAACAGCACAACTGGGCTGAATTCCTGAAGCGCTGCGTGGAGGAGAATACCGGCGCCACCGCCGATCTGATGCTGGCCGAGATCATCGAGCAGCACGAAGGGCGCGACGTGGTACAGGTCTATATCAACCGCCAGCTGCAACGCCATCCGACCATGCGGGTGTTTTACCGGCTGATGGATTATCACCTGGCGGACGCGGAAGACGGCCGGGCGAAAGAGAGCCTGCTGCTGTTGCGCGATATGGTCGGCGAGCAAATTCGCACCAAACCGCGTTACCGCTGTCACAAATGCGGCTTCACCGCGCACTCGCTCTATTGGCATTGCCCGTCGTGCCGCGCCTGGTCATCGGTCAAACCGATCCGTGGTCTGGACGGCCAATAA
- the yciH gene encoding stress response translation initiation inhibitor YciH — translation MNDDNSRLVYSTDTGRIKQEEAKPQRAKGDGIVRIQRQTSGRKGKGVCLIAGVDLDDAALDKLAAELKKKCGCGGSVKDGVIEIQGDKRDLLKQLLEAKGMKVKLAGG, via the coding sequence ATGAATGACGACAACAGCCGCCTGGTGTATTCCACGGACACCGGCCGTATCAAACAGGAAGAGGCTAAACCACAACGCGCCAAGGGCGACGGCATCGTGCGCATCCAGCGTCAGACCAGTGGCCGCAAGGGGAAGGGCGTATGCCTGATCGCCGGCGTCGATCTGGATGATGCTGCGCTCGACAAACTGGCGGCAGAGCTGAAAAAGAAATGCGGCTGCGGCGGTTCGGTGAAAGACGGGGTCATCGAGATCCAGGGCGATAAACGCGATCTGCTCAAGCAGCTGCTGGAAGCCAAAGGCATGAAGGTCAAACTGGCGGGTGGATGA
- the pyrF gene encoding orotidine-5'-phosphate decarboxylase: protein MKSENNANNNDLKSSPLVVALDYADKNAALAFADRIDPQDCRLKVGKEMFTLFGPQLVRDLHGRGFDVFLDLKFHDIPNTTAHAVAAAAELGVWMVNVHASGGARMMTAAKEALASFGADAPLLIAVTVLTSMEAEDLRGIGIEASPAEHAERLARLTRDCGLDGVVCSAHEAQRLKAACGQAFQLVTPGIRPEGSAAGDQRRIMTPVQAQAAGVDYMVIGRPITQSADPAATLRAIRASLA, encoded by the coding sequence ATGAAGTCTGAAAATAACGCTAATAACAATGACTTAAAATCATCTCCACTCGTTGTGGCGTTAGATTACGCCGATAAGAACGCTGCGCTGGCGTTCGCCGACCGTATCGATCCGCAAGACTGCCGGCTGAAAGTGGGCAAAGAAATGTTCACGCTGTTTGGGCCGCAACTGGTGCGCGATCTGCATGGGCGCGGCTTCGACGTGTTTCTCGACCTGAAATTTCACGATATTCCCAATACCACCGCGCATGCGGTCGCGGCGGCGGCCGAGCTGGGCGTTTGGATGGTCAACGTCCACGCCAGCGGCGGCGCGCGCATGATGACCGCCGCTAAAGAAGCGCTGGCGTCATTCGGGGCGGATGCGCCGCTGCTGATCGCCGTAACCGTGCTCACCAGCATGGAAGCGGAAGACCTGCGCGGCATCGGCATTGAGGCCAGCCCGGCGGAACACGCCGAGCGGCTGGCGCGCCTGACCCGCGACTGTGGGCTGGACGGCGTGGTGTGTTCGGCACACGAAGCGCAGCGGCTGAAAGCGGCCTGCGGGCAGGCTTTCCAACTGGTTACGCCGGGGATCCGCCCAGAAGGCAGCGCGGCGGGCGATCAGCGCCGTATCATGACGCCGGTGCAGGCGCAGGCCGCCGGCGTGGACTATATGGTGATTGGGCGTCCGATCACCCAATCTGCCGATCCGGCCGCGACGCTGCGCGCGATCCGCGCCTCTTTGGCCTGA
- a CDS encoding glycyl-radical enzyme activating protein: MYFNLQRYSTHDGPGIRSVVFLKGCPLSCRWCQNPESRSRHADLLFDERLCLSGCTLCTERCPQGLWRDEGALTLRRDVISADDYAALAAACPTGALSLCGSAVNPDDIMAEVMRDKPFYLRSGGGLTLSGGEPFMQPEVAAELLRRGREAGIHTAVESCLHVPWRYIAPSLPWLDLLLADLKHTDEARFKTWTGGSARRVMNNFRRLAAHGVPMTVRVPLIPDFNADRHAVRAIVDFAADEIGVSEIHFLPYHTLGINKYHLLGEPYCAASTPLDAPDLLAFAEAYAGAKGLTAILRG; encoded by the coding sequence ATGTACTTCAATCTGCAGCGCTACTCGACCCATGATGGCCCCGGCATCCGCAGCGTGGTCTTTCTAAAAGGGTGCCCGCTGAGCTGCCGCTGGTGTCAGAACCCGGAAAGCCGCTCGCGCCACGCAGATCTGCTGTTTGACGAGCGCCTGTGCCTGAGCGGCTGTACGCTGTGCACCGAGCGCTGCCCGCAAGGTCTGTGGCGTGACGAGGGAGCATTGACGCTGCGGCGCGACGTCATCAGCGCAGACGACTACGCGGCGCTGGCCGCCGCCTGCCCGACCGGCGCGCTCAGCCTGTGCGGCAGCGCGGTCAACCCCGACGATATCATGGCCGAGGTGATGCGGGATAAGCCTTTCTACCTGCGCAGCGGCGGCGGTTTAACGCTGTCCGGCGGCGAGCCCTTTATGCAGCCGGAAGTCGCGGCGGAGCTGCTGCGGCGCGGCCGGGAAGCCGGCATCCACACCGCCGTCGAATCCTGTCTGCACGTTCCCTGGCGCTACATCGCCCCTTCGTTGCCCTGGCTGGATCTGCTGTTGGCCGATCTCAAACACACCGATGAAGCGCGTTTCAAAACCTGGACCGGCGGCTCCGCCCGCCGGGTGATGAACAATTTCCGCCGGCTGGCGGCACACGGCGTGCCAATGACCGTGCGCGTGCCGCTGATCCCCGATTTCAACGCCGATCGCCACGCTGTCCGCGCGATTGTCGACTTCGCCGCCGACGAGATCGGCGTATCGGAGATCCATTTTCTGCCATACCACACGCTGGGCATCAACAAGTATCACCTGCTCGGCGAGCCCTACTGCGCCGCCAGCACGCCGCTGGACGCGCCCGATCTGCTGGCCTTCGCCGAAGCGTACGCTGGCGCCAAAGGCCTGACCGCCATTTTGCGAGGATAA
- a CDS encoding LapA family protein yields the protein MKYLLIFLLVLVIFVISVTLGAHNDQVVNFNYLVAQGDYRVSTLLATLFGAGFVLGWIICGLFYLRTRIALGRAERKIKRLELQLEQPAEPAAQPVVSKE from the coding sequence GTGAAATATTTGCTGATTTTTTTGTTGGTTCTGGTGATCTTCGTGATTTCCGTCACCTTGGGTGCGCATAACGATCAGGTGGTCAATTTTAACTATCTGGTTGCGCAGGGCGATTATCGCGTATCGACCCTGTTGGCCACGCTGTTTGGCGCCGGTTTCGTTCTCGGTTGGATCATTTGCGGTCTGTTCTATCTGCGCACGCGCATTGCGCTGGGCCGCGCCGAGCGCAAGATCAAAAGGCTGGAGCTGCAGCTTGAGCAGCCCGCTGAACCGGCGGCTCAGCCCGTTGTCAGCAAGGAATAA
- the osmB gene encoding osmotically-inducible lipoprotein OsmB, giving the protein MMIINKRFATAALALTLAFSLSACSNMSKRDRNTAIGAGAGAVGGAVLTDGSALGTLGGAAVGGIIGHQVGK; this is encoded by the coding sequence ATGATGATTATCAATAAACGTTTCGCCACCGCGGCTCTGGCACTGACTCTGGCGTTTTCACTCAGTGCTTGTTCCAACATGTCCAAACGCGATCGCAACACCGCTATCGGTGCCGGCGCCGGTGCAGTCGGCGGCGCAGTGCTGACAGACGGCAGCGCGTTGGGCACGCTGGGTGGGGCTGCGGTAGGGGGCATCATCGGTCACCAGGTTGGCAAATAA